A single window of uncultured Pseudodesulfovibrio sp. DNA harbors:
- a CDS encoding aldehyde ferredoxin oxidoreductase C-terminal domain-containing protein, which translates to MPQILRINCRTKEYSFDEVGPYVNLGGRALTSRLINKEVPADCHPLSADNKLVFATGLLGGSTAANSGRVSVGTKSPLTGGIKESNSGGLFAHKMPKMDLLAIVLEDKPAEEAPFSTLFITDGKVEFRDATDIVGMDNYPAHDKLLEQYGDKLCAAMIGPAGETVRQTATIQFTDPYKRPARSAGRGGTGAVMGSKKIKAIVLDPEFAKKVTPVDNDNFKTARSTWVSILKGHPVTSEGLPGFGTAVLVNVVNEAGALPTKNFRYGQCEHAADISGEKMAEIIESRKGKTTEGCHAGCIIQCSQQYNDADGNYLTSGFEYETIWAFGANALIKDFDDIATMDRICDDKGMDTIEAGNTIAVAMDGGIIPWGDGKAAIELLKKVGTNDPMGMIIGNGVEFAGGAFGVDRLPTVKRQSMPAYDPRAVKGVGVTYATTAMGADHTAGYGVTANLLGVGGSIDGLKKEGNIELSKNLQVATAAIDSMGFCLFVAFAVLDSDNGVQTMADLVQSWTGNTFTPDDLIALGVGAMKDEQAFNERAGFTKADDKLPRFFETDPLPPHNVTWDYDEDELQAAKV; encoded by the coding sequence ATGCCTCAGATTCTCAGAATCAACTGCCGAACCAAAGAATACAGCTTTGATGAAGTCGGCCCTTACGTCAATCTTGGTGGTCGTGCTCTGACCTCCCGTCTCATCAACAAAGAAGTTCCTGCCGACTGCCATCCGCTGTCCGCAGACAACAAGTTGGTCTTCGCTACTGGCCTGCTGGGCGGTTCCACTGCTGCCAACTCCGGTCGTGTGTCTGTTGGTACCAAATCTCCACTGACCGGCGGTATCAAGGAATCCAACTCCGGCGGCCTGTTTGCCCACAAGATGCCAAAAATGGATCTGCTGGCGATTGTCCTTGAAGACAAGCCTGCCGAAGAAGCACCCTTTTCCACTTTGTTCATCACTGACGGGAAAGTCGAATTCCGTGATGCTACCGATATTGTCGGAATGGACAACTACCCTGCACATGACAAACTGCTTGAACAGTATGGCGACAAACTGTGCGCAGCCATGATCGGCCCTGCTGGTGAAACAGTTCGTCAGACAGCGACCATTCAGTTCACAGATCCTTATAAGCGTCCTGCACGTTCTGCTGGCCGCGGCGGCACCGGCGCTGTCATGGGCTCCAAGAAAATTAAGGCTATCGTACTTGATCCCGAATTTGCCAAAAAGGTCACCCCTGTCGACAACGACAACTTTAAAACCGCTCGCTCCACCTGGGTCAGTATTCTCAAGGGCCATCCGGTCACTTCTGAAGGACTTCCCGGTTTTGGTACCGCAGTGCTTGTAAACGTTGTTAACGAAGCAGGCGCTCTGCCCACCAAAAACTTCCGTTACGGTCAATGTGAACACGCTGCAGATATCTCCGGCGAAAAAATGGCCGAGATCATCGAATCCCGTAAAGGCAAAACCACTGAAGGCTGTCATGCAGGTTGCATCATCCAGTGCTCTCAGCAGTACAACGATGCCGATGGTAATTATCTGACTTCCGGTTTCGAATACGAGACCATTTGGGCCTTCGGTGCAAACGCACTGATCAAGGATTTTGACGACATCGCCACCATGGACCGCATTTGCGACGATAAAGGTATGGATACCATCGAAGCAGGAAACACTATTGCTGTAGCCATGGACGGCGGCATCATCCCCTGGGGCGACGGCAAAGCTGCTATTGAATTGCTCAAGAAAGTCGGTACCAACGACCCCATGGGCATGATCATCGGTAACGGTGTTGAGTTTGCTGGCGGCGCATTCGGTGTTGACCGTCTGCCCACTGTCAAACGCCAGTCCATGCCCGCCTATGACCCTCGTGCGGTCAAGGGTGTTGGCGTGACCTACGCAACGACTGCTATGGGCGCTGACCACACCGCCGGATATGGTGTTACTGCGAACCTGCTGGGTGTCGGTGGTTCTATCGACGGTCTCAAGAAAGAAGGCAATATTGAGTTGTCCAAAAATCTTCAGGTCGCTACTGCTGCCATCGATTCCATGGGCTTCTGCCTGTTCGTAGCATTCGCCGTGCTGGATTCCGACAACGGTGTCCAGACCATGGCCGACCTTGTTCAGTCCTGGACCGGCAACACCTTCACCCCTGACGATCTGATCGCCCTTGGTGTCGGCGCCATGAAAGATGAGCAGGCGTTCAACGAACGTGCCGGCTTCACTAAGGCAGACGACAAACTGCCCCGTTTCTTCGAAACCGATCCGCTTCCGCCTCACAATGTCACTTGGGATTACGACGAAGACGAGCTTCAAGCCGCCAAAGTCTAA
- a CDS encoding Tex family protein encodes MIDTHIQTISRELSLKPHHVKAVAALLDEGATVPFISRYRKEATGTMDEVGVAGVRDRLIELAELDKRREAILSSLLERDLLSDNLKQAIDQAKDKTRLEDIYLPHRPKRRTRAAMAKERGLEPLANTLFSQRGIDPKREAERYVNQNKDVAHVEAALAGARDIIAENINENPKARAAMRILFVKRGRFVSQVAKGKEEAGATYRDWFDWDEPLARIPGHRALAMFRGENEKLLKLSLRPPEEEATGLMRKSVLRGNGADSREVGIALDDCYKRLLGPSMENEVRAEVKKRADTEAIGVFAANLRELLLAAPLGQKRVLALDPGFRTGAKLTVLNAQGALKEHTTIFPTGSKRQQEEAGATLQTLCSKHAVEAIAIGNGTAGRETETFVQSLNLGIPAVLVNEAGASIYSASEVARREFPDLDLTVRGSASIGRRLMDPLAELVKIDPKSIGVGQYQHDVDQTALKKGLDDVVERCVNSVGVDLNTASRELLASVSGLGPVLAENIVNYRDENGPFTSRRELLKVKRLGPKAFEQAAGFLRVKGKEILDGSAVHPERYKLVKQMAKDANCTVADLINDTTVRERIKIDDYISEEVGLPTLRDIMDELTKPGRDPRAEFSAFSFAEGINDIKDLHEGMKLPGIVTNVTKFGAFVDIGVHRDGLVHISQLADKFIRDPSEIVAASREVTVTVIGVDEKRGRINLSMKTRTEA; translated from the coding sequence ATGATTGACACACATATTCAAACGATATCCCGCGAACTCTCTCTCAAGCCACATCACGTCAAAGCTGTTGCAGCACTTCTTGATGAAGGGGCGACTGTGCCTTTCATTTCTCGGTATCGTAAAGAAGCAACCGGCACCATGGATGAAGTTGGAGTGGCCGGAGTCCGAGACAGGTTGATCGAATTGGCAGAACTTGACAAACGACGTGAGGCAATACTCTCCTCTTTACTTGAAAGAGACCTCCTTTCCGACAACCTCAAACAGGCTATCGATCAAGCCAAAGACAAAACTCGGCTGGAAGATATATACCTACCCCACCGTCCCAAACGACGGACACGGGCGGCCATGGCCAAAGAACGAGGACTGGAACCTTTGGCAAACACACTTTTCAGCCAACGAGGCATCGATCCTAAACGTGAAGCTGAACGGTATGTAAATCAAAACAAAGACGTGGCCCATGTTGAAGCGGCACTGGCAGGAGCTCGCGATATCATTGCTGAAAACATCAATGAAAATCCAAAAGCGCGAGCAGCCATGCGTATTTTGTTCGTTAAACGTGGCCGCTTTGTTTCTCAAGTCGCCAAAGGTAAAGAAGAAGCCGGAGCAACCTACCGAGACTGGTTTGACTGGGATGAACCCTTGGCGCGAATTCCCGGTCATCGAGCGCTTGCCATGTTTCGAGGTGAAAATGAAAAGCTGCTCAAACTCTCTTTACGCCCACCTGAAGAGGAAGCCACAGGACTCATGCGCAAATCTGTTTTGCGCGGCAATGGCGCAGATTCCCGCGAAGTAGGTATCGCTCTTGATGATTGTTATAAACGTTTGCTCGGCCCATCCATGGAAAACGAAGTGCGAGCTGAAGTCAAAAAACGGGCAGACACTGAGGCTATCGGCGTCTTTGCAGCGAATCTACGAGAATTGTTGCTGGCTGCTCCACTTGGACAAAAACGCGTATTGGCACTCGACCCTGGATTTCGTACCGGGGCCAAACTCACAGTCCTTAACGCTCAAGGCGCACTGAAAGAACACACAACCATTTTTCCCACCGGATCAAAAAGACAACAGGAAGAAGCTGGCGCAACCCTCCAAACGTTATGTTCCAAACACGCTGTTGAAGCGATTGCTATTGGCAACGGCACTGCAGGCCGTGAAACTGAAACCTTTGTCCAAAGTTTGAACCTTGGTATCCCGGCCGTTCTTGTCAACGAAGCAGGGGCTTCCATCTATTCGGCTTCGGAAGTCGCTCGTCGAGAATTTCCCGATCTTGATCTGACCGTTCGCGGTTCGGCATCCATAGGACGCAGACTTATGGACCCACTGGCTGAACTGGTCAAGATTGATCCCAAATCCATTGGTGTAGGCCAATATCAACATGATGTTGATCAGACGGCTCTCAAAAAAGGCCTCGACGACGTGGTGGAACGATGTGTCAACTCGGTTGGGGTAGACTTGAATACGGCAAGTCGGGAATTACTTGCTTCCGTTTCTGGGTTAGGACCTGTTCTGGCTGAAAATATCGTCAATTATCGCGACGAGAATGGCCCGTTTACCTCTCGGCGAGAGCTGCTCAAGGTTAAACGACTTGGACCAAAGGCATTTGAACAGGCTGCCGGGTTTCTACGCGTTAAAGGTAAAGAAATACTGGATGGCAGCGCAGTTCACCCCGAACGATATAAATTAGTTAAACAAATGGCCAAAGACGCGAATTGCACCGTTGCAGACCTGATAAATGATACAACGGTTCGTGAACGGATAAAGATTGATGATTACATCTCTGAAGAAGTAGGGCTACCTACACTGCGAGACATCATGGACGAACTCACCAAGCCGGGGCGGGATCCTCGTGCCGAATTCAGTGCATTTTCATTTGCCGAAGGAATTAACGATATCAAGGACCTGCACGAAGGCATGAAGTTGCCCGGAATCGTCACCAATGTCACAAAATTCGGCGCATTTGTAGACATTGGTGTACACCGTGATGGCCTTGTTCACATTAGCCAACTGGCCGACAAATTTATCCGAGATCCTTCAGAAATTGTAGCCGCTAGCCGCGAGGTCACTGTCACCGTCATCGGCGTTGATGAGAAACGCGGACGCATAAACCTGAGCATGAAAACGCGTACGGAAGCGTAA
- a CDS encoding ABC transporter permease, whose translation MDYLLQGFLQGFVLLFTGDPETYSAIWATVGASSLSMFFSLAIGVPLGFFLGHKTFIGKRILRTIVDTLLSFPTVVIGLLVYAFLTRHGPLGGTGLLFSIPGVAIGQTLLGLPIIIAMTANAVEGLDKRLPMTLITLGADPRQILWATVMEARFSIMLAAMAAYGRIVSEVGISMLVGGNIKWHTRTITTAIALETGKGEFAVGIALGIVLLAVALLVNVAATGLKKKAVQ comes from the coding sequence ATGGACTATCTGCTTCAAGGTTTTCTTCAAGGTTTTGTTCTCCTCTTTACTGGCGACCCTGAAACGTATTCCGCAATTTGGGCGACAGTAGGTGCATCCTCTCTATCAATGTTTTTCAGTCTTGCCATTGGCGTTCCGCTCGGTTTCTTTCTCGGCCACAAAACATTCATCGGGAAGCGAATTCTTCGAACTATCGTAGACACGCTGCTGTCATTCCCCACGGTCGTCATTGGTTTATTGGTCTATGCTTTCCTGACAAGACACGGCCCTCTAGGTGGGACCGGTCTCCTTTTTTCCATACCAGGAGTTGCCATAGGACAAACCTTGCTTGGCCTGCCCATTATCATCGCCATGACCGCAAACGCGGTGGAAGGATTGGACAAAAGACTCCCCATGACACTCATCACTCTTGGAGCCGATCCCCGACAAATTCTCTGGGCCACTGTTATGGAAGCACGATTTTCCATTATGCTCGCCGCCATGGCCGCCTATGGCCGCATCGTGTCGGAAGTCGGCATATCTATGCTTGTGGGTGGCAACATCAAATGGCACACGCGAACCATCACCACAGCTATTGCTCTGGAAACAGGTAAAGGAGAGTTTGCCGTAGGGATCGCACTCGGCATTGTCCTGCTTGCTGTAGCCCTGCTTGTCAATGTCGCGGCCACTGGCCTTAAAAAGAAGGCTGTCCAATGA
- a CDS encoding ABC transporter ATP-binding protein has product MSKSLISLHNIRQIFSGRQVLSIDELDINQGDIIGLAGPNGSGKSTLLRILAFLDAPSSGTLSFMGTKTSTKPGAVHRQVTLLVQEPYLLKRTVHANVAYGLRVRKKSDITTKVHNALIEVGLSPESFSSRHWFELSGGEAQRVALAARLVLKPKVLLMDEPTASLDAKSATLIRQAALKARTNNGTSLVVASHDLDWLGKVSDRIIHLEHGSIVETS; this is encoded by the coding sequence ATGAGCAAGTCCTTAATTTCACTACATAATATTCGACAAATATTTTCTGGCCGACAGGTTCTCAGCATCGACGAACTCGACATCAATCAAGGCGATATCATCGGGCTGGCTGGTCCAAATGGCTCCGGAAAATCAACGTTGCTTCGCATACTCGCTTTTCTCGATGCCCCATCCTCCGGCACTCTCTCTTTTATGGGAACAAAAACTTCTACTAAACCGGGCGCAGTGCACCGCCAAGTCACATTGCTTGTTCAGGAACCGTATCTGCTTAAACGCACGGTCCATGCAAATGTCGCTTACGGACTTAGAGTCCGTAAAAAGTCAGACATTACAACGAAGGTACATAACGCTCTAATTGAAGTCGGCTTGTCCCCGGAATCCTTTTCATCAAGGCATTGGTTTGAGCTCTCTGGCGGCGAGGCTCAACGCGTGGCACTGGCCGCCCGCCTGGTCCTCAAACCCAAAGTACTTCTTATGGATGAACCCACAGCCAGTCTTGATGCCAAAAGCGCTACTCTTATTCGACAGGCTGCACTTAAAGCTCGCACAAACAACGGGACAAGCCTCGTCGTTGCCAGTCACGATCTCGACTGGCTCGGCAAGGTCAGCGATCGTATTATTCATCTTGAACACGGATCTATTGTTGAGACATCATAG
- a CDS encoding substrate-binding domain-containing protein — MKRLLLISLSLVLSVALAVPALAGKTLMMATTTSTANTGLLDELIVPQFLKDTGVEIKFVAVGTGKALKMAENCDVDVVLVHAPASEKAYMDKGVLIDRTEVMYNDFVIIGPASDPAGVKGMSVAEALKTIATKKASFASRGDNSGTNKKELSLWKAAGMAVPEKDAWYVQTGQGMLPTINIANEKSGYTMTDRGTFIKYADNNGGNPPLIVLVEGDKVLFNQYSALAVNPEHCKDAQYDLAKQYIAWMASPETQKAIGNFKLLGKKLFIPNAK, encoded by the coding sequence ATGAAACGTTTACTTCTCATCTCTCTCTCGCTCGTACTCTCTGTCGCCCTGGCTGTGCCTGCTCTGGCCGGGAAAACACTGATGATGGCAACAACAACGAGTACCGCCAACACCGGTTTGCTGGATGAATTAATCGTTCCACAATTCTTGAAAGACACTGGCGTTGAAATTAAATTTGTTGCAGTCGGCACAGGTAAAGCCTTGAAAATGGCTGAAAACTGCGATGTCGATGTTGTTCTGGTTCACGCCCCCGCTTCTGAAAAAGCATACATGGACAAAGGCGTTCTTATCGACCGCACTGAAGTCATGTACAACGATTTCGTTATTATCGGCCCCGCATCTGATCCTGCAGGCGTCAAGGGCATGAGTGTTGCCGAAGCACTGAAGACCATCGCCACCAAGAAGGCTTCCTTTGCTAGCCGAGGTGACAACTCCGGTACCAACAAAAAAGAACTTTCCTTGTGGAAGGCAGCTGGTATGGCTGTTCCCGAAAAAGACGCATGGTATGTCCAGACTGGTCAGGGCATGCTTCCGACAATCAATATCGCCAATGAAAAGTCAGGCTACACCATGACAGACCGGGGCACCTTCATCAAATATGCAGACAACAATGGTGGCAACCCGCCGCTGATCGTTCTGGTAGAAGGCGACAAGGTTCTGTTCAATCAATACAGTGCGTTGGCCGTGAATCCCGAACACTGCAAAGATGCTCAGTATGATCTGGCCAAGCAGTATATTGCATGGATGGCCTCCCCTGAGACTCAGAAAGCCATTGGCAATTTCAAGCTTTTGGGCAAGAAGCTTTTCATTCCCAACGCAAAGTAG
- a CDS encoding ThiF family adenylyltransferase produces the protein MTGILDNIRAYAKSSLLPWGITGSIISNEAVSMLAQQYLVSGHVVECQALTEGIYPLRYLRNLQSITIEGQQRLLKSTVAQVGLGGLGGNLLEQFLRMGIGTIHAADGDHFEESNLNRQQLSTLGNLNQSKAHVATQRAEAINPSVEFSATEKFLNVDSLPDFLSEADIVIDALGGLETRLHLQKAAAKAKAPLITGALAGWTGYVSVVMPNEIGPADIMGVDNEAERILGCPAPSVTLIASLMTTEAIKILTDNHSTLQGKMLVIDLASSTFETVSL, from the coding sequence GTGACAGGGATTTTGGACAACATTCGCGCGTATGCCAAAAGCTCTCTACTCCCTTGGGGAATAACAGGTTCCATAATATCCAATGAGGCCGTCTCTATGCTGGCCCAGCAATATCTCGTGTCGGGTCATGTTGTTGAGTGTCAAGCATTAACAGAGGGAATTTACCCACTCAGATACCTTAGAAACCTGCAGTCCATTACGATCGAAGGACAACAACGCCTTCTGAAATCAACCGTTGCACAAGTTGGCCTTGGTGGACTTGGCGGCAACCTACTCGAACAATTCCTGCGAATGGGCATCGGAACCATTCATGCTGCGGATGGCGACCACTTTGAGGAAAGTAATCTTAATCGACAACAACTATCCACACTGGGTAACCTCAACCAATCCAAAGCGCATGTTGCAACCCAAAGAGCCGAAGCAATCAATCCATCAGTAGAATTCTCTGCAACAGAAAAATTTCTGAACGTAGACTCCTTACCCGACTTCCTGTCTGAAGCCGATATTGTTATTGATGCTTTGGGAGGGCTGGAAACACGCCTTCACCTGCAAAAAGCTGCTGCTAAAGCCAAAGCACCTCTTATCACAGGAGCTTTAGCCGGATGGACAGGGTATGTTAGCGTTGTTATGCCTAATGAAATTGGTCCGGCAGACATCATGGGCGTCGACAACGAAGCAGAACGCATACTTGGCTGCCCTGCCCCTTCCGTCACGTTGATAGCGTCACTTATGACGACTGAAGCGATAAAAATCCTTACCGACAACCACTCAACGTTACAGGGGAAAATGCTTGTCATAGACCTTGCCTCGTCCACCTTTGAAACAGTCTCTCTGTAA
- the rfbB gene encoding dTDP-glucose 4,6-dehydratase, whose translation MKLLVTGGCGFIGTNFVRLMLAKHPDWSIINLDKLTYAGNRLNLMDLEQNEDRYSFVQGDICNRELIMDLLADKSIDAVVNFAAESHVDRSINDPSPFVTTNVGGAQNLMECARQRDIGRFVHVSTDEVYGTLGKTGKFTETTPLAPNSPYSSSKAGADLMARAYFETYGFPILITRCSNNYGPYQFPEKLIPLMFLNAKADKSLPVYGDGMNVRDWIYVDDHCLGVELTLTKGREGQAYNFGGDAEEANITVVKTLLSLLGKPESLITYVTDRPGHDKRYAMDFSLAQQELGFAPTLNFADGLKRTLDWYEANTEWLKQVQNGEYRTFMDTWYEERA comes from the coding sequence ATGAAACTTCTCGTCACAGGCGGCTGCGGCTTCATTGGGACAAACTTTGTCCGACTCATGCTCGCCAAGCATCCAGACTGGTCTATCATCAATCTGGACAAGCTTACCTATGCCGGAAACAGACTCAACCTCATGGACCTTGAACAAAATGAAGACCGCTACTCGTTTGTTCAAGGAGACATCTGTAACCGTGAACTAATCATGGACCTCCTTGCAGACAAATCCATTGATGCCGTTGTCAACTTTGCTGCAGAATCCCACGTGGACCGTTCCATAAACGATCCGTCTCCTTTTGTGACAACCAATGTGGGTGGGGCACAAAATCTCATGGAATGCGCACGCCAAAGAGATATCGGTCGTTTCGTCCACGTATCAACAGATGAGGTTTATGGAACTCTAGGTAAAACCGGTAAGTTTACCGAGACCACACCGCTCGCACCAAACAGTCCGTATTCATCAAGCAAGGCCGGAGCCGATCTTATGGCCCGTGCATACTTCGAGACCTATGGATTTCCTATTCTGATCACCCGGTGCTCCAATAATTATGGACCATATCAATTCCCGGAGAAACTCATTCCGCTCATGTTTCTCAATGCCAAAGCGGACAAATCACTTCCTGTGTATGGCGATGGAATGAATGTCCGCGACTGGATTTATGTTGATGATCATTGCCTCGGAGTTGAACTGACCCTGACCAAAGGACGCGAAGGACAGGCGTACAACTTCGGAGGAGATGCCGAAGAAGCTAACATCACAGTGGTCAAAACGTTATTATCCCTTCTGGGAAAACCAGAATCACTGATCACCTATGTCACAGATAGGCCCGGGCACGACAAACGTTATGCCATGGACTTTTCCCTGGCTCAGCAGGAACTCGGTTTTGCACCTACACTGAATTTCGCGGACGGTCTAAAACGAACTCTTGATTGGTACGAAGCCAACACGGAATGGCTTAAACAAGTCCAAAACGGTGAATACCGCACATTCATGGACACATGGTACGAGGAACGGGCCTAA
- a CDS encoding tRNA (cytidine(34)-2'-O)-methyltransferase produces MRIVLFEPEIPPNTGNIARLCAATKTPLHLIEPLGFSVDNKHLKRAGLDYWPHVDVTVHPDFNDFMNQIQPSRLVMASAKASTPYHRFEFMADDAIILGPETRGLTPEFMNGHPRIRIPIWGEVRSLNLSTATGILLFEALRQTDGIMEDISIS; encoded by the coding sequence ATGCGTATAGTTCTTTTCGAGCCGGAAATCCCTCCCAATACCGGCAATATCGCTCGATTGTGCGCAGCGACCAAAACACCGTTGCACCTCATTGAACCGTTGGGATTCTCTGTAGACAATAAGCACCTCAAACGAGCCGGTCTCGATTACTGGCCCCACGTGGATGTTACTGTACACCCGGATTTCAACGACTTCATGAACCAGATTCAGCCTTCTCGCCTTGTCATGGCCAGTGCAAAAGCCTCAACACCATACCATCGCTTTGAATTCATGGCAGACGATGCCATTATTCTGGGACCGGAAACTCGTGGGCTCACACCCGAATTCATGAACGGACACCCTCGAATTCGTATCCCAATATGGGGAGAAGTCAGAAGTCTAAATCTGTCAACAGCTACGGGCATCCTTCTTTTCGAAGCACTGCGGCAAACCGATGGGATCATGGAAGACATATCCATATCTTGA
- the rfbD gene encoding dTDP-4-dehydrorhamnose reductase → MDIKGQTIAILGGKTGLLGQALCHAFTEAGARPIALSSKDCNVLDPQSVEIILDKEDPDILINATAYTQVDLAEEEQDKAFALNATAPPLLATLAARRSIPFVHYSTDFVFKGDKTSPYTEYDETSAFSVYGISKADGERGLLKLGYERTLIIRISWLFGPGRINFVEKILGLCDSHETLTVVEDQFGSPSYAPDIATGTIKLLKKDATGIFHLSNSGQTSWHGLASMATTLAGKKNTITPVPSSEYPTKAVRPRYSVLDISKYTRTTGMTPRRWEDALKEYVQNELGMQPEA, encoded by the coding sequence ATGGACATAAAAGGACAGACCATTGCTATTCTCGGTGGAAAGACGGGGCTACTCGGTCAAGCTTTATGTCATGCCTTTACAGAGGCGGGCGCACGACCAATAGCCCTTTCCAGTAAAGATTGTAATGTTCTTGATCCTCAATCCGTGGAAATTATACTGGACAAAGAAGACCCGGATATTCTCATTAATGCGACGGCTTACACACAGGTAGACCTAGCAGAAGAAGAACAGGATAAGGCTTTTGCTCTCAATGCAACCGCCCCTCCTCTTCTGGCAACATTAGCGGCAAGACGATCCATACCTTTTGTCCACTACAGCACAGACTTTGTCTTTAAAGGGGACAAGACCTCACCTTATACTGAATATGACGAAACCAGCGCCTTTTCCGTATATGGCATCAGTAAGGCAGATGGCGAGCGAGGACTCCTTAAACTAGGTTATGAGCGCACACTCATCATACGAATTTCTTGGTTGTTCGGCCCAGGTAGAATCAACTTTGTCGAAAAAATTCTTGGCTTGTGTGACTCCCACGAGACCCTGACAGTCGTCGAAGACCAGTTCGGTTCTCCTTCCTATGCACCGGATATTGCAACCGGCACCATCAAACTGTTGAAAAAAGATGCCACAGGAATCTTCCATCTCTCCAACTCCGGCCAAACCTCATGGCATGGATTGGCTAGCATGGCCACAACCTTGGCAGGGAAAAAAAATACAATAACGCCCGTACCCTCCAGCGAATACCCAACCAAGGCTGTTCGTCCACGGTACTCCGTATTAGACATATCCAAATACACACGGACAACCGGCATGACGCCCCGAAGATGGGAAGACGCTTTAAAAGAATATGTTCAGAATGAATTAGGCATGCAACCCGAAGCGTAG
- a CDS encoding LysR family transcriptional regulator, giving the protein MTKELDTTLRLRIWLEQKDKTYIGIGSTLLLKHVEDLGSLRKAAEALGMSYRRAWGKLKNAEERIGQPLVEKTKGMGQRFNLSPYGKELMEKFLNFYLDVEDYATKRAGELLEMDVKKSGEFYRDDTQ; this is encoded by the coding sequence ATGACAAAAGAACTAGATACAACACTTCGTCTTCGCATATGGCTTGAACAAAAAGACAAGACCTATATTGGCATTGGAAGCACGCTGCTGCTCAAACATGTCGAAGATCTCGGCTCTCTTCGAAAGGCGGCCGAAGCACTCGGGATGTCTTACAGGCGGGCTTGGGGAAAACTCAAAAATGCTGAAGAACGCATAGGCCAACCTCTGGTTGAAAAAACCAAAGGTATGGGACAACGATTCAACCTATCTCCTTACGGCAAAGAGTTGATGGAAAAATTTCTCAATTTTTATCTCGATGTCGAAGACTATGCCACCAAACGGGCTGGAGAACTCCTGGAAATGGATGTCAAAAAGTCCGGCGAATTCTATCGTGACGACACGCAATAG
- a CDS encoding molybdopterin-guanine dinucleotide biosynthesis protein MobB, translating into MKAISIVGPKNSGKTTLGLELARHFKASGLTVAAAKFSHHGFDWADTDTTQYAEICDAVAGLSPKEAFVNWTDQRFLPDILPLLTADVLIVEGGKSLGYLPRILCLNGDLADGTDWLIPDLAVATYGDTKLDGITAYDTIDSLAETVLEKGFFLPGMDCKTCGRPDCHTLAAEIVAGKATTKACLAMHNSIEVDINGSAVGMKPFVEDIISASIREMIRTLKGYSPGKATIKLDV; encoded by the coding sequence ATGAAAGCAATATCCATCGTTGGACCTAAAAATTCCGGCAAAACAACACTTGGCCTTGAACTGGCTCGTCACTTCAAGGCTTCAGGCCTGACTGTCGCTGCTGCAAAATTCAGCCATCACGGATTTGACTGGGCTGACACAGACACAACTCAATATGCAGAAATCTGTGACGCTGTAGCTGGTCTCAGCCCCAAGGAAGCATTCGTCAATTGGACCGACCAACGGTTTCTCCCTGACATCCTCCCCCTCCTGACCGCCGACGTTCTCATTGTCGAAGGAGGTAAATCGCTAGGATATCTTCCACGCATCCTCTGTTTGAATGGCGACCTTGCTGACGGAACGGATTGGCTCATTCCCGACCTTGCCGTAGCCACTTACGGCGACACGAAACTTGATGGTATCACCGCTTATGACACCATTGATTCTCTCGCCGAAACCGTACTCGAAAAAGGATTTTTCCTGCCCGGCATGGATTGTAAAACATGTGGCAGGCCTGATTGTCATACTTTGGCTGCCGAAATCGTGGCCGGGAAGGCAACCACCAAGGCATGTCTCGCCATGCACAACTCCATCGAAGTAGACATAAACGGCTCTGCGGTAGGAATGAAACCTTTTGTCGAAGATATTATTTCCGCCTCTATCCGAGAAATGATCAGAACGCTCAAGGGATACTCTCCGGGCAAAGCAACAATCAAACTGGACGTTTAA
- a CDS encoding MoaD/ThiS family protein produces MGIELKCFATLAKFLPENGDDYPIETGETVRSLVGKLGMPEKDVTLIFINAVRSNLDSEINNGDRVGLFPPVGGG; encoded by the coding sequence ATGGGAATAGAACTCAAATGTTTTGCAACGTTGGCTAAGTTCCTGCCTGAAAATGGCGACGATTACCCGATTGAAACGGGGGAGACCGTCAGGTCACTCGTCGGCAAACTCGGCATGCCTGAAAAAGATGTAACACTCATATTCATTAATGCGGTCCGCTCCAATCTGGATAGCGAAATCAATAATGGTGACAGAGTTGGCCTGTTCCCACCGGTCGGCGGAGGTTAA